Proteins encoded together in one Oxalobacteraceae sp. CFBP 8761 window:
- the alr gene encoding alanine racemase — protein sequence MLNWHGRNPMTSAARAGAYLTVDLHAVRANYRHLRALGGGVECGAVLKADAYGLGMAPVAAALVAEGCRTFFTAHLDEGIRLRTLLPAGTTIYVMHGAMPGAARDCLAHDLVPVLNDPGQLAEWRALARETGRVLPAALQFDTGMARMGLAGADVERLRQDPAWLDGLRPQLVMSHLACADEPLHPINVHQRQRFDAVRALLPGVPGSLANSSGVFLGPAFHHDLLRPGAALYGIHPQPGGVNPLAQAVSLAARVVQLRSIDAGDIVGYGARYVAPGPRRIATIAIGYADGWLRALSGRSYAYVDGLAVPFVGTVSMDSITLDVTGVPDERIAPGQSVGLLCAQQTVDDVAAQAGTIGYEVLTRLGSRFHREYIGL from the coding sequence GCGCGTACCTGACCGTCGACCTGCACGCGGTGCGGGCCAATTACCGCCATCTCCGCGCGCTCGGCGGCGGCGTCGAATGCGGCGCCGTGCTCAAGGCCGATGCGTATGGCCTGGGCATGGCGCCGGTGGCCGCCGCGCTGGTGGCCGAAGGCTGCCGCACGTTCTTCACGGCGCACCTGGACGAAGGCATCCGCCTGCGCACGCTGCTGCCGGCCGGGACCACCATCTATGTGATGCACGGTGCGATGCCGGGCGCCGCGCGCGACTGCCTGGCGCACGACCTGGTGCCGGTGCTGAACGATCCGGGCCAGCTCGCAGAGTGGCGCGCGCTGGCCCGGGAAACCGGCCGCGTGCTGCCGGCCGCGCTGCAGTTCGACACGGGCATGGCGCGCATGGGCCTGGCGGGCGCGGATGTCGAGCGCCTGCGCCAGGACCCGGCCTGGCTGGATGGCCTGCGCCCGCAACTGGTCATGAGCCACCTGGCCTGCGCCGACGAACCCCTGCATCCGATCAATGTGCACCAGCGCCAGCGTTTCGATGCCGTGCGCGCGCTGCTTCCCGGCGTACCGGGCAGCCTGGCCAATTCGTCCGGTGTGTTTCTCGGCCCGGCCTTTCATCACGACCTGCTGCGCCCGGGCGCGGCGCTGTACGGCATCCACCCGCAGCCCGGCGGCGTCAATCCGCTGGCGCAGGCGGTGTCACTCGCTGCGCGCGTGGTGCAGCTGCGCAGCATCGATGCGGGCGACATCGTCGGCTACGGCGCGCGCTACGTGGCGCCCGGCCCGCGCCGCATCGCCACGATCGCCATCGGTTACGCCGATGGCTGGCTGCGCGCGCTGAGCGGCCGCTCGTACGCGTACGTCGACGGCCTTGCCGTGCCCTTCGTCGGCACCGTGTCGATGGACAGCATCACGCTGGACGTGACCGGCGTGCCGGACGAGCGCATCGCGCCGGGCCAGAGCGTCGGCCTGCTGTGCGCGCAGCAGACGGTGGACGATGTGGCGGCGCAGGCCGGCACGATCGGGTATGAGGTGCTCACGCGCCTGGGCAGCCGTTTCCACCGAGAGTACATCGGCTTGTAA